A single Drosophila miranda strain MSH22 chromosome XR, D.miranda_PacBio2.1, whole genome shotgun sequence DNA region contains:
- the LOC108152408 gene encoding SRSF protein kinase 1 isoform X3 encodes MDATCPREDNATAAAEAEWPWKDGPWLDLYPSYLESLQGIMELASWVNQQSRHVANTLAQDQIFVGVLQASLLLFFLYLMYQLQQWSSRSPEEPPSDTATADVTKQLICDFNFVSEQEKRAAQEAETEALLEVEEKKRRKRFTKKRVCVSAGPVLIALRQQSKRPKPHRHQALVFEPISPMERVLEGYLPPREQPLTISLPQQEPVSVPVPVPAREEETTELPEFISEPRGTLSTTDEIYPDSSDSSLYVSDEEQEDASQYCRGGYHPVVIGDIFDNRFRVVRKLGWGHFSTVWLCRDLKDEKYVALKVVKSAPHYIETAADEIRLLEAIRDADPLDVKRERIVRLMNHFTVRGVNGMHTCLVFEALGCSLYKLIVKNNYQGLAIAQVRNIIKQVLEGLDYLHSKCSIIHTDIKPENILLVIDNAAAMNQQIDDEINSLRVKGADFPDSYISSIEKQTKTRSKWPLIEPNGSTNTNTNTSNSTGNNSTSSTPLAAVAMSSLDKDDTTTSSTLNSNTTSSLASKYSSLLGDSECNGIGGGVSLIGGLGGGVESPILNNRYRTEKKITAKQLPSSNSNSNPASTNNSCPSYNANTNPNTNPKINTNTQSTCTSMPSEYTNNQNCPSTTVTTVTAATTATPSATPATALVSISTSASATPPSTCTYSFTHLAPTTTTPTATTATASTELYNGDHTSTTTTNSTSTTTTTTTTTTTATSANTSAKLNVHANAISSQNQSQSSQNNTYTIQSLISNSNVRVKIADLGNACYDYHHFTEDIQTRQYRSIEVLLGAPYNYTADIWSTACLAFELATGDYLFDPHAGESYSRDEDHLAHIVELLGSIPQSVILRGKHGLKYFTSYGNLRNITKLKPWSLMNVLVEKYDWDPVEAKKFSDFLLPMLEYNPVIRASAAECLQHPWLDQEEFV; translated from the exons ATGGATGCCACCTGCCCCAGGGAGGACAATGCCACAGCGGCAGCTGAGGCAGAGTGGCCCTGGAAAGATGGTCCCTGGCTGGACTTGTACCCCAGCTACCTGGAGAGCCTGCAGGGCATCATGGAGCTGGCCAGCTGGGTGAATCAGCAGAGCCGTCACGTGGCGAACACTCTCGCCCAGGATCAGATCTTCGTTGGCGTACTCCAGGCCTCGCTGCTCCTCTTCTTCCTCTATCTTATGTACCAGCTGCAGCAGTGGAGCAGCCGGAGTCCGGAGGAGCCGCCCAGCGACACGGCCACCGCGGACGTCACGAAGCAGCTGATCTGCGACTTTAACTTTGTCTCCGAGCAGGAGAAGCGCGCCGCCCAGGAGGCGGAAACGGAGGCCCTGCTCGAGGTGGAGGAGAAAAAGCGTCGCAAGAGGTTCACCAAAAAGCGCGTCTGCGTCTCGGCCGGGCCCGTCCTCATCGCCCTGCGGCAGCAGTCGAAGCGCCCCAAGCCCCATCGGCACCAGGCCTTGGTCTTTGAGCCGATTTCTCCCATGGAGCGCGTCCTCGAAGGCTACCTTCCTCCGAGGGAGCAGCCGTTGACGATCAGTCTCCCCCAGCAGGAGCCAGTCTCAGTCCCTGTCCCTGTTCCAGCGAGGGAGGAGGAAACAACGGAGCTCCCTGAGTTCAT tTCGGAGCCCCGCGGGACCTTGAGCACGACAGACGAGATCTACCCTGACTCGTCGGACAGCAGTCTGTACGTGTCGgacgaggagcaggaggaCGCCTCTCAGTATTGCCGCGGCGGCTACCATCCGGTGGTCATCGGCGACATATTCGACAATCGGTTTCGAGTGGTCCGGAAGCTGGGCTGGGGTCACTTCTCCACCGTCTGGCTGTGCCGGGATCTCAA AGACGAGAAGTACGTGGCCCTCAAGGTGGTGAAGAGTGCTCCGCACTACATCGAGACGGCCGCAGACGAGATCCGCCTGCTGGAGGCCATCCGCGACGCGGACCCACTGGACGTGAAGCGGGAGCGCATCGTCCGGCTGATGAACCACTTCACGGTGCGCGGCGTGAACGGGATGCACACGTGCCTGGTGTTCGAGGCGCTCGGCTGCAGCCTGTACAAGCTGATCGTGAAGAACAACTACCAGGGCCTGGCCATCGCCCAGGTGCGCAACATCATCAAGCAGGTGCTGGAGGGGCTGGACTACCTGCACAGCAAGTGCAGCATCATCCACACGGACATCAAGCCGGAGAACATCCTCCTGGTGATCGACAATGCCGCAGCCATGAACCAGCAAATCGACGACGAGATCAACAGTCTGCGCGTGAAGGGAGCCGACTTCCCCGACTCGTACA TCAGCTCCATCGAGAAGCAGACCAAGACGCGGTCCAAGTGGCCGCTGATCGAACCTAACGGATCCACGAACACCAACACGAACACGAGCAACAGCACGGGCAACAACTCGACCTCTTCGACGCCTCTGGCCGCTGTGGCCATGTCCTCGCTGGACAAGGACGACACCACCACTTCGTCCACCCTGAACTCGAACACCACCTCCTCGCTGGCCTCCAAGTACTCGAGCCTGCTCGGCGACAGCGAGTGCAACGGCATCGGCGGTGGCGTCAGCCTGATCGGGGGCCTGGGTGGTGGCGTCGAGAGTCCCATTCTCAACAACCGATATCGAACCGAGAAGAAAATCACTGCCAAG CAGCTGCCCAGCTCCAACTCCAATTCCAACCCCGCCTCCACCAACAACTCCTGCCCCTCCTACAACGCCAACACGAATCCGAATACCAACCCAAAGATCAACACAAATACTCAAAGCACGTGCACGTCCATGCCCAGCGAGTACACCAACAACCAGAACTGCCCCTCCACAACCGTCACAACCGTCACAGCCGCCACAACCGCCACTCCCAGTGCAACTCCTGCCACAGCCTTAGTTTCCATCTCCACCTCCGCCTCAGCCACGCCCCCCAGCACGTGCACGTACTCGTTCACGCATCTAGCGCCAACAACTACGACTCCAACCGcaacaactgcaactgcaagcACAGAGCTGTACAATGGCGACCATACATCTACAACTACAACCAACTCGACctcaacgacaacaacaacaacaacaacaacaactactgCAACATCAGCAAACACATCCGCTAAATTAAATGTCCATGCCAATGCCATATCTTCGCAGAACCAGAGTCAGAGTAGCCAGAACAACACCTACACGATACAGTCGCtcatcagcaacagcaacgtGCGGGTTAAGATCGCCGATCTGGGCAACGCATGCTACGAT TACCATCACTTCACCGAGGACATACAGACGCGGCAGTACCGATCGATCGAGGTCCTGCTGGGGGCACCCTACAACTATACCGCCGATATCTGGAGCACCGCTTGCCTGGCCTTCGAGCTGGCCACCGGCGACTATCTGTTCGACCCGCATGCCGGCGAGTCGTACAGCCGGGACGAGGACCACTTGGCGCACATCGTCGAGCTGCTGGGCTCCATTCCGCAGTCGGTGATACTGCGGGGCAAGCACGGACTCAAGTACTTCACCAGTTATG GCAACCTGAGGAACATCACCAAGCTGAAACCGTGGAGCCTGATGAACGTGCTCGTGGAGAAGTACGACTGGGACCCGGTGGAGGCCAAGAAGTTCTCCGACTTCCTGCTGCCCATGCTAGAGTACAATCCCGTCATACGGGCCTCGGCGGCCGAGTGCCTGCAGCATCCCTGGCTCGACCAGGAGGAGTTCGTCTAG
- the LOC108152408 gene encoding SRSF protein kinase 3 isoform X5 — MDATCPREDNATAAAEAEWPWKDGPWLDLYPSYLESLQGIMELASWVNQQSRHVANTLAQDQIFVGVLQASLLLFFLYLMYQLQQWSSRSPEEPPSDTATADVTKQLICDFNFVSEQEKRAAQEAETEALLEVEEKKRRKRFTKKRVCVSAGPVLIALRQQSKRPKPHRHQALVFEPISPMERVLEGYLPPREQPLTISLPQQEPVSVPVPVPAREEETTELPEFISEPRGTLSTTDEIYPDSSDSSLYVSDEEQEDASQYCRGGYHPVVIGDIFDNRFRVVRKLGWGHFSTVWLCRDLKDEKYVALKVVKSAPHYIETAADEIRLLEAIRDADPLDVKRERIVRLMNHFTVRGVNGMHTCLVFEALGCSLYKLIVKNNYQGLAIAQVRNIIKQVLEGLDYLHSKCSIIHTDIKPENILLVIDNAAAMNQQIDDEINSLRVKGADFPDSYISSIEKQTKTRSKWPLIEPNGSTNTNTNTSNSTGNNSTSSTPLAAVAMSSLDKDDTTTSSTLNSNTTSSLASKYSSLLGDSECNGIGGGVSLIGGLGGGVESPILNNRYRTEKKITAKSSVDCDDDTLGDHSTMASDTPTDDPDASPSGQPADKNQSQSSQNNTYTIQSLISNSNVRVKIADLGNACYDYHHFTEDIQTRQYRSIEVLLGAPYNYTADIWSTACLAFELATGDYLFDPHAGESYSRDEDHLAHIVELLGSIPQSVILRGKHGLKYFTSYGNLRNITKLKPWSLMNVLVEKYDWDPVEAKKFSDFLLPMLEYNPVIRASAAECLQHPWLDQEEFV; from the exons ATGGATGCCACCTGCCCCAGGGAGGACAATGCCACAGCGGCAGCTGAGGCAGAGTGGCCCTGGAAAGATGGTCCCTGGCTGGACTTGTACCCCAGCTACCTGGAGAGCCTGCAGGGCATCATGGAGCTGGCCAGCTGGGTGAATCAGCAGAGCCGTCACGTGGCGAACACTCTCGCCCAGGATCAGATCTTCGTTGGCGTACTCCAGGCCTCGCTGCTCCTCTTCTTCCTCTATCTTATGTACCAGCTGCAGCAGTGGAGCAGCCGGAGTCCGGAGGAGCCGCCCAGCGACACGGCCACCGCGGACGTCACGAAGCAGCTGATCTGCGACTTTAACTTTGTCTCCGAGCAGGAGAAGCGCGCCGCCCAGGAGGCGGAAACGGAGGCCCTGCTCGAGGTGGAGGAGAAAAAGCGTCGCAAGAGGTTCACCAAAAAGCGCGTCTGCGTCTCGGCCGGGCCCGTCCTCATCGCCCTGCGGCAGCAGTCGAAGCGCCCCAAGCCCCATCGGCACCAGGCCTTGGTCTTTGAGCCGATTTCTCCCATGGAGCGCGTCCTCGAAGGCTACCTTCCTCCGAGGGAGCAGCCGTTGACGATCAGTCTCCCCCAGCAGGAGCCAGTCTCAGTCCCTGTCCCTGTTCCAGCGAGGGAGGAGGAAACAACGGAGCTCCCTGAGTTCAT tTCGGAGCCCCGCGGGACCTTGAGCACGACAGACGAGATCTACCCTGACTCGTCGGACAGCAGTCTGTACGTGTCGgacgaggagcaggaggaCGCCTCTCAGTATTGCCGCGGCGGCTACCATCCGGTGGTCATCGGCGACATATTCGACAATCGGTTTCGAGTGGTCCGGAAGCTGGGCTGGGGTCACTTCTCCACCGTCTGGCTGTGCCGGGATCTCAA AGACGAGAAGTACGTGGCCCTCAAGGTGGTGAAGAGTGCTCCGCACTACATCGAGACGGCCGCAGACGAGATCCGCCTGCTGGAGGCCATCCGCGACGCGGACCCACTGGACGTGAAGCGGGAGCGCATCGTCCGGCTGATGAACCACTTCACGGTGCGCGGCGTGAACGGGATGCACACGTGCCTGGTGTTCGAGGCGCTCGGCTGCAGCCTGTACAAGCTGATCGTGAAGAACAACTACCAGGGCCTGGCCATCGCCCAGGTGCGCAACATCATCAAGCAGGTGCTGGAGGGGCTGGACTACCTGCACAGCAAGTGCAGCATCATCCACACGGACATCAAGCCGGAGAACATCCTCCTGGTGATCGACAATGCCGCAGCCATGAACCAGCAAATCGACGACGAGATCAACAGTCTGCGCGTGAAGGGAGCCGACTTCCCCGACTCGTACA TCAGCTCCATCGAGAAGCAGACCAAGACGCGGTCCAAGTGGCCGCTGATCGAACCTAACGGATCCACGAACACCAACACGAACACGAGCAACAGCACGGGCAACAACTCGACCTCTTCGACGCCTCTGGCCGCTGTGGCCATGTCCTCGCTGGACAAGGACGACACCACCACTTCGTCCACCCTGAACTCGAACACCACCTCCTCGCTGGCCTCCAAGTACTCGAGCCTGCTCGGCGACAGCGAGTGCAACGGCATCGGCGGTGGCGTCAGCCTGATCGGGGGCCTGGGTGGTGGCGTCGAGAGTCCCATTCTCAACAACCGATATCGAACCGAGAAGAAAATCACTGCCAAG TCTTCCGTCGACTGCGATGACGACACCCTGGGCGACCACAGCACCATGGCCAGCGACACGCCTACCGATGACCCCGACGCCAGTCCCAGTGGCCAGCCGGCGGACAAG AACCAGAGTCAGAGTAGCCAGAACAACACCTACACGATACAGTCGCtcatcagcaacagcaacgtGCGGGTTAAGATCGCCGATCTGGGCAACGCATGCTACGAT TACCATCACTTCACCGAGGACATACAGACGCGGCAGTACCGATCGATCGAGGTCCTGCTGGGGGCACCCTACAACTATACCGCCGATATCTGGAGCACCGCTTGCCTGGCCTTCGAGCTGGCCACCGGCGACTATCTGTTCGACCCGCATGCCGGCGAGTCGTACAGCCGGGACGAGGACCACTTGGCGCACATCGTCGAGCTGCTGGGCTCCATTCCGCAGTCGGTGATACTGCGGGGCAAGCACGGACTCAAGTACTTCACCAGTTATG GCAACCTGAGGAACATCACCAAGCTGAAACCGTGGAGCCTGATGAACGTGCTCGTGGAGAAGTACGACTGGGACCCGGTGGAGGCCAAGAAGTTCTCCGACTTCCTGCTGCCCATGCTAGAGTACAATCCCGTCATACGGGCCTCGGCGGCCGAGTGCCTGCAGCATCCCTGGCTCGACCAGGAGGAGTTCGTCTAG